One uncultured Carboxylicivirga sp. genomic window, GAAAGAGATTCAAAAGAAAGAAGCGGAATCAAATAAAGCCAAATCAGAATTTTTGGCAAATATGAGTCATGAAATTCGTACTCCGATGAACGGTATCATTGGTGCCACCGAACTTTTATCTAAAACCCGATTGTCGAAAGAACAGAAGAATGTTGTTTCCATCATTGGGCGATCTTGTGACAATCTGCTTAATATCATTAATGATATACTTGATTTCTCTAAGATAGAGGCCGGTAAAATGAAAATTGAATCCTATGCTTTCAACCTTCGCTCTACCGTTGAATACCTGATGGATCAAATGTCGTTCAAAGGCCGTGAAAAAGGCATTGAGCTTTTAAGCGATGTTGAAGACACCATTCCTGCCATTGTTATTGGTGATGAGAGTCGCTTGATTCAGGTTTTGGTTAATTTAATGGGTAATGCTGTTAAATTCACCTCTGAAGGAGAAGTTGTTCTTAAAGTAGAAATAGAACAACAACAAGGATCCAATATGACACTTCATTTCTCGGTTGAAGATTCTGGAATTGGTATACCTAAGAGTAAACTGGAAAAGATATTCGAATCCTTTACTCAGGCAGATGGTTCAACAACCCGAAAGTTTGGAGGAACTGGACTGGGAACCAGTATATCAAAGATGCTGGTTGAGCTGATGGGTGGTAAAATCTGGGTTGAAAGTCCCAACCCTAATTTTATGTGGTCGAAAGAGAATCCTGGATCTGTATTTCATTTCACCCTGCCATTGGTAATTGATAAAAACCAGAAGGCATATGATATTAACACTGAATTATTCAGCACCATCAATACTCTGATTGTTGACAATCATAAAACCAACCTCCTTCTGCTTAAAAAGACCCTGAATAACTGGTCTATTAATTCAGAAACGGTTAATGATGAAAAGTCAGCTCTCATGACACTGTCTCATCGTAAAGATTTTAATCTAATCATTATTGACAGTCATGTTTTTAGCAAGGCTGATGATAATTTACTGGAAAGCATAAAAGAACTGCAAAAAAATATCAAAATCATTTTGTTTACCTCTGATAACAGATGGAAACCAATTGATCAGCTAAAAGGTGTGGATTTTATAATGCAAAAACCAATTAAACACACCGAATTACTAAACACAATCGAGAGACTTTTTGGCAATAAAAACAGCCAGGGAGTTGAACAGGATGAAGCACCAAGTCTTCAGGAACGCATAAAAGACAAACGTGTTTTACTGGTTGAAGACAATATCATCAATCAAAAGATTGCAGAGAAAATGCTTGATCGAATTGGTCTGCAAATTGATATTGCCAAAAATGGTGAAGAGGCTGTTAATATGATTACTGAGGGTGATCAGGATAATTACGACCTTGTATTCATGGACGTTCAAATGCCCGTAATGAATGGGTTGGATGCAACCACTAAATTAAGGGAAATGAATATTGATGTTCCTATTATCGCCATGACAGCTAATGCACTTAAAGGTGACAGAGAAGTGTGTCTGGAAGCCGGAATGAATGATTATATTGGGAAACCAGTTAAGATGGATGATCTGGAAACTATCCTTGTTAAATGGTTATAATGGCTGGTAGTGTCCATTAATTACAACTCCATTCAAATTCATATTTTGTGCTGATTTGAGGGCTCCTTCTTTTGTATGAACAATAGGTTCACCTTTTACATTGAAAGATGTATTAATCAAAGCTTTCACCTGATATTTACTATCCAGCAAATGAAGTAATTCGAATACAAACGGATTATCTTCCTTTTTTCGAACTACCTGAATACGTGCTGTTCCATCAACATGCACAACACCTTCTATCTCCCTTTGCTTCTCAGGAAGTATGTCAAAATCGAGCAACATATAATCAGCCAAACGATGTATTTCCTTTTTACCGGTAAAGTATTGTGCATTTTTAACGAGCATGATAGGTGCCACAGGT contains:
- a CDS encoding response regulator; amino-acid sequence: MGKNQKTSKIFYFKEPIVNKLYLLLAIYLITIGAIISIENYFDSSYASKYRKAIQNQEQLAKLEHLLHKNLLELNIAFKSYPSVNVNQQLTNIENEIADLTERSIEIINVIDQGGNIEDKRAVNLHTQDVITNVITYNEDSYTGSIREVRELAPLINTMHSLSERVARKIEATLKEPDGYNNVAKATDLYIKQAESKLERLHEIENKISYDINKRLVTLNNESINVLKRYNNLKYLSLIVFTLFVVFLTYFLLSQIRNLILNQRKAEQNNRKLIQAVEQSPISIMITDTQGNVEYVNKGFKSLAGFSKSELNSGNTNFFQLQDDTNEFAEVLWQTIQEGQVWTGEISSNKDNGAVFWEKVLISPVLSEDKTISNYIAIKEDTTEKKLLTESLKESNKTLSTITENLPVGILIVDSEKKVIQLNQTAAKIMGFKTISQAMAHFRTHSYQELFVTNKKDEYKDEQSGIMVESLDERLEVKENNISREILKNIIPVTLDNHEVFLEAFMDISAQKEIQKKEAESNKAKSEFLANMSHEIRTPMNGIIGATELLSKTRLSKEQKNVVSIIGRSCDNLLNIINDILDFSKIEAGKMKIESYAFNLRSTVEYLMDQMSFKGREKGIELLSDVEDTIPAIVIGDESRLIQVLVNLMGNAVKFTSEGEVVLKVEIEQQQGSNMTLHFSVEDSGIGIPKSKLEKIFESFTQADGSTTRKFGGTGLGTSISKMLVELMGGKIWVESPNPNFMWSKENPGSVFHFTLPLVIDKNQKAYDINTELFSTINTLIVDNHKTNLLLLKKTLNNWSINSETVNDEKSALMTLSHRKDFNLIIIDSHVFSKADDNLLESIKELQKNIKIILFTSDNRWKPIDQLKGVDFIMQKPIKHTELLNTIERLFGNKNSQGVEQDEAPSLQERIKDKRVLLVEDNIINQKIAEKMLDRIGLQIDIAKNGEEAVNMITEGDQDNYDLVFMDVQMPVMNGLDATTKLREMNIDVPIIAMTANALKGDREVCLEAGMNDYIGKPVKMDDLETILVKWL